A stretch of the Actinomycetota bacterium genome encodes the following:
- a CDS encoding polysaccharide deacetylase family protein, which produces MKRYFKYFFPKLTYGLTLSIAGVIFLRSLPYGNVLLKIGRGSQSYILLFLVLYAALAIFASYSEYHGIGCQEGVFRQGLLSQMVAITFDDGPSPKNTPKILDILSDKGVKATFFLTGSYVDKYPELARRIVAEGHEIGNHTHSHIEMGLSKDKAILSDIARAEESIFRATGIKTNIFRPPRGFTRTKTRREILKEGYRIVLWTLSSLDWRGVKPKAILWRVKLFVRDGAIILFHDNGSLIGCKQKNRTNTIMALPKVIDFLFEEGYEIVKVSKMLDTAEEKAFLREA; this is translated from the coding sequence TTGAAGAGGTACTTTAAGTATTTTTTTCCCAAACTAACCTATGGTCTGACCTTGTCGATAGCGGGGGTAATCTTTCTTAGGAGCCTGCCTTATGGAAACGTCCTGCTTAAGATTGGCAGGGGAAGCCAGAGCTACATCCTCTTATTCCTCGTCCTATATGCGGCCCTGGCCATCTTTGCCAGCTACTCGGAGTATCATGGCATCGGCTGTCAAGAGGGGGTCTTTCGCCAAGGACTCTTAAGCCAAATGGTCGCCATAACCTTCGACGACGGTCCAAGTCCCAAAAACACCCCAAAGATTCTGGATATTCTAAGCGATAAGGGCGTCAAGGCGACCTTTTTTTTGACCGGCAGCTACGTCGACAAGTATCCCGAGCTAGCCAGACGCATCGTAGCCGAAGGCCACGAGATAGGTAATCATACCCACAGCCACATCGAAATGGGTCTCTCTAAGGACAAAGCCATTTTAAGCGATATAGCTCGGGCCGAAGAATCGATATTTCGGGCCACTGGGATCAAGACCAACATCTTCCGTCCTCCCCGCGGATTTACCAGGACTAAGACCAGAAGAGAGATTCTCAAAGAGGGCTATCGGATAGTTCTCTGGACCTTAAGCTCGCTCGATTGGCGAGGGGTAAAGCCCAAGGCTATTCTCTGGCGGGTCAAGCTCTTTGTGCGCGATGGCGCGATAATCCTCTTTCACGATAACGGCTCTTTGATCGGGTGCAAGCAGAAGAACCGGACAAACACGATAATGGCGCTGCCCAAGGTCATAGATTTTTTGTTTGAAGAGGGCTATGAGATCGTCAAGGTCTCTAAGATGCTCGACACCGCAGAAGAGAAAGCATTCTTAAGAGAGGCATAG
- a CDS encoding glycerate kinase, with protein sequence MATVLIAPDKFKDSLSASEVAAALKTGMERVRPATHIITAPLADGGEGTVDALIAGAGGERIEALVTGPLGEMTLAFFGLINEELGQKKEEVAVLEMAAASGLSLIPKEKRNPLFTTTYGTGELVLAALKRRPSKIIIGIGGSATTDGGMGMAQALGVKFFDEAAEEIKDFGSGALLEKVARIDASKIDERIKGVDFIVASDVKNHLYGPDGAAFVYSPQKGADPKIVEMLDRGLRNFADVILRDLGIDVANKTGAGAAGGLGAGLMVFLGAKMHSGIDLIIAVSHLKEKMALVDLVITGEGKLDVQTAFGKTPLGVLSLARSLGVPCVVVAGVVEEGAGESILEAGATAAYSLLERAGGSKDESIERAAELLKELGEEIALKHLDR encoded by the coding sequence TTGGCCACCGTCCTCATCGCTCCCGACAAATTCAAGGACTCCCTTTCGGCTTCCGAAGTTGCCGCCGCCCTCAAAACCGGCATGGAAAGGGTGCGACCAGCGACTCACATAATCACCGCCCCCTTAGCCGACGGCGGCGAAGGAACGGTCGACGCCCTAATAGCCGGGGCTGGCGGAGAGCGCATAGAGGCCTTAGTCACGGGACCTCTTGGCGAGATGACGCTGGCATTCTTTGGTCTCATCAATGAGGAATTGGGCCAAAAGAAAGAGGAAGTTGCGGTTTTAGAGATGGCCGCCGCCTCAGGCCTATCCTTGATCCCGAAAGAGAAGAGAAATCCCTTATTTACGACCACCTATGGTACGGGGGAACTCGTTTTGGCCGCCTTAAAAAGGCGGCCGTCAAAGATTATCATAGGAATAGGCGGAAGCGCGACGACCGATGGAGGCATGGGTATGGCCCAGGCTCTCGGAGTAAAATTCTTCGACGAGGCGGCCGAGGAAATAAAGGATTTCGGCTCCGGAGCTCTTTTAGAAAAAGTTGCAAGGATCGATGCTTCCAAAATCGACGAACGGATCAAGGGAGTCGACTTTATCGTCGCCTCCGATGTGAAGAACCACCTTTACGGTCCGGACGGCGCAGCCTTCGTCTACTCCCCTCAAAAGGGAGCCGATCCGAAGATCGTCGAGATGCTGGATCGGGGGCTTAGAAATTTTGCGGATGTCATCCTAAGGGACCTTGGAATCGATGTCGCGAACAAGACCGGCGCCGGAGCGGCGGGCGGCCTTGGCGCCGGCCTAATGGTCTTCCTCGGGGCCAAGATGCATTCGGGCATCGACCTCATCATCGCGGTCTCTCATCTTAAGGAGAAAATGGCCTTGGTGGATCTTGTAATAACCGGAGAGGGAAAGCTGGACGTCCAGACGGCCTTCGGAAAAACGCCCCTTGGTGTACTTAGCCTTGCCAGGAGCCTTGGCGTCCCTTGCGTGGTGGTAGCCGGAGTGGTTGAAGAGGGGGCGGGTGAAAGCATCTTGGAGGCTGGGGCGACCGCGGCTTATTCTCTTCTTGAGAGAGCGGGTGGCTCAAAGGACGAGTCGATCGAGCGGGCGGCCGAATTGCTTAAGGAGCTTGGTGAAGAGATAGCCTTAAAGCACCTCGACCGCTGA
- a CDS encoding HAD-IIB family hydrolase: MVSIAKERGLEKNRRLIKSLIGPTRVIYTDVDGTLVGPKGSLFRAADGSLTLAAAKAIMLASERGIDIVMVSGRSARQLFGDARILGFNNYIAEMGCEIVYGGGSEIVKNFEDLAGSDAGLYEAIAKSGSVELLFERYPGRLEYHTPWSEGRNCTHVFRGHVDIDQAMSLLEREGLKDLKLIDNGIIARRGTLDKSVKEIHAYHLMPRSASKQSGLARDMEIRKIPRKTTIAIGDAVSDVAMAEHVGVFFLVRNALMSKECLGLEGEIAKYKNVFVTEGEVGEGFAEVVELALEDR; the protein is encoded by the coding sequence ATGGTAAGCATAGCGAAAGAGAGAGGTCTTGAGAAAAATAGACGCCTGATCAAGAGCCTTATCGGGCCAACCAGGGTAATATATACGGATGTGGACGGAACCCTGGTTGGCCCGAAGGGCTCTCTTTTTAGAGCGGCCGATGGCAGCCTCACTTTGGCTGCGGCCAAGGCCATAATGCTGGCGAGCGAACGTGGCATCGATATCGTGATGGTCTCGGGAAGAAGCGCCCGCCAACTCTTCGGCGATGCTCGAATTTTGGGCTTTAATAACTACATCGCCGAGATGGGCTGCGAGATAGTCTATGGAGGCGGATCGGAGATAGTCAAAAACTTCGAAGACCTGGCGGGGAGCGATGCCGGTCTCTATGAAGCCATAGCAAAATCCGGCTCGGTAGAGCTCCTCTTCGAGAGGTACCCTGGCAGGCTGGAATATCACACCCCTTGGTCCGAAGGAAGAAACTGCACTCATGTCTTTCGGGGTCATGTCGACATCGACCAGGCCATGAGCCTGTTGGAGAGGGAGGGCTTAAAAGATCTCAAGCTCATCGACAACGGAATAATCGCCCGTAGAGGCACGCTGGACAAATCCGTAAAAGAGATCCACGCCTATCACCTGATGCCGAGGTCGGCATCGAAGCAGAGCGGGCTCGCAAGAGATATGGAAATCCGAAAGATACCTAGGAAGACGACCATTGCCATCGGCGACGCCGTCTCGGACGTGGCAATGGCCGAGCACGTCGGAGTCTTCTTCCTGGTAAGAAATGCCCTGATGTCTAAAGAGTGCCTCGGACTTGAAGGGGAGATTGCAAAATACAAAAATGTCTTCGTCACCGAGGGCGAGGTGGGCGAGGGCTTTGCTGAGGTCGTTGAGCTTGCGTTGGAGGATCGATAG
- the fbp gene encoding fructose-1,6-bisphosphate aldolase/phosphatase has product MGDKITLSVIKADVGGYVGHSSVHDDLLGESAGELEKAKKSGLLIDVHCGHVGDDIALIMTHEHGIENEKIHKFAWETFMKTTEVAKKLKLYGAGQDLLSDAFSGNLKGMGPGFAEMEFEERKSEPILIFLADKTEPGAWNLPLYKMFADPFNTIGLVIDPNMHDGFNFEVVDMMEHKKVTFSCPEELYNMLIFIGAPSRFAIKHVYRKGDNEIAAVTSTQRLNLMAGRYVGKDDPVMIVRSQSGMPAVGEVVEPFSFPHAVAGWMRGSHHGPLMPVSVEKANPTRFDGPPRVVCLGFQISGGNFVGPRDMFDDPSYDNARKKALDAADYLRAHGPFEPHRLPLEEMEYTTMPMVMEKLKDRFVPGE; this is encoded by the coding sequence ATGGGAGACAAGATTACGCTGAGCGTTATCAAGGCCGACGTGGGCGGCTATGTCGGTCACTCTTCGGTCCATGATGATCTGCTCGGTGAGTCGGCCGGAGAACTCGAAAAGGCCAAGAAAAGCGGTCTGCTCATCGATGTTCACTGTGGTCACGTGGGTGATGACATAGCTCTGATAATGACCCATGAGCACGGGATCGAGAACGAGAAGATCCACAAATTTGCTTGGGAGACCTTCATGAAGACAACCGAGGTTGCCAAGAAGCTCAAGCTGTACGGGGCGGGCCAAGACCTGTTGTCCGATGCATTCTCCGGCAACCTAAAGGGGATGGGTCCCGGCTTTGCCGAGATGGAGTTTGAAGAGAGAAAGAGCGAGCCGATTCTGATATTTTTGGCCGACAAGACGGAGCCTGGCGCCTGGAATCTGCCACTCTACAAGATGTTTGCCGATCCCTTCAACACCATCGGTCTGGTTATAGACCCGAATATGCATGACGGCTTCAACTTCGAGGTCGTCGATATGATGGAGCACAAGAAGGTCACCTTCTCTTGTCCCGAAGAGCTATACAACATGCTCATCTTCATCGGGGCCCCTTCCAGATTTGCCATCAAGCATGTCTACCGCAAGGGCGATAACGAAATAGCGGCCGTCACCTCGACCCAGCGGCTCAACCTGATGGCCGGTCGGTACGTCGGAAAGGATGATCCGGTGATGATCGTCAGGTCACAGAGCGGCATGCCGGCCGTGGGCGAAGTCGTCGAGCCCTTCTCTTTCCCCCATGCGGTGGCTGGCTGGATGCGCGGCTCCCATCATGGTCCGCTCATGCCGGTATCGGTGGAGAAGGCCAACCCGACCAGGTTCGATGGACCGCCCAGGGTCGTCTGCTTGGGCTTTCAGATTTCGGGCGGTAACTTCGTGGGACCGCGCGATATGTTCGACGATCCCAGCTACGACAATGCCAGGAAGAAGGCCCTGGATGCGGCCGATTACTTAAGGGCTCACGGCCCCTTCGAGCCCCATCGTCTTCCCTTGGAAGAGATGGAATACACGACGATGCCCATGGTCATGGAGAAGCTAAAGGACAGGTTCGTTCCGGGCGAGTAA
- a CDS encoding DJ-1/PfpI family protein — protein sequence MKVLMVVASNNFRDEEYLEPRHVLESFGAKVTVASSTGRESRGIGGARVLADIALKEARAEDYEAIIFVGGSGAKEYFEDEVAMDLAKASLKAGKITAAICIAPVILANAGLLQGKRATVFGSMKGDLLSKGAILIDENVVVDGRIITANGPAAANRFGLSIAERLS from the coding sequence ATGAAGGTCTTGATGGTTGTTGCGAGCAATAACTTCAGAGACGAAGAGTATCTGGAGCCGAGGCACGTTCTCGAGTCTTTTGGAGCCAAGGTTACGGTTGCCTCATCAACGGGGCGTGAGTCGAGGGGGATTGGCGGGGCGCGCGTCCTTGCCGACATCGCCCTAAAGGAGGCACGGGCGGAGGATTACGAGGCGATCATCTTCGTGGGCGGGTCCGGAGCCAAGGAGTACTTCGAGGACGAGGTGGCCATGGATCTTGCCAAGGCGTCTCTAAAAGCCGGAAAAATCACTGCTGCCATCTGCATCGCCCCGGTCATACTCGCCAATGCCGGACTGCTTCAAGGGAAGAGGGCTACGGTCTTTGGGTCGATGAAGGGGGACCTCCTGTCGAAGGGGGCGATCTTAATCGATGAGAACGTGGTGGTGGACGGCAGAATAATCACCGCAAACGGCCCGGCGGCCGCCAATAGGTTCGGCCTGTCCATAGCCGAGAGGCTCTCTTAA